The following coding sequences lie in one Deinococcus malanensis genomic window:
- a CDS encoding MFS transporter, whose product MAFPTRYAPYDPAPRLAAPFAWLWLGEAITVMGDRALGVMLPYLVFQQTQSLTSTALLAMTGYLPGLLFGSLAGVLADRWDRRTTLIGAQLLQGLIILLLLAGSSQIGLLMGVIFAVRTLNLLALPAATALLPELVGEAQLARATALLSVGHTSARLLGPVMGGLLVSTGGLRTVVWVDALSFVLAALCFARLPRSASHRLASENASSTLRSGWRSLYSEGREGLSWIMQQPLIRTLFLTGALTSLGGTLIDPYYTPYLQSVLRASPADVGVLSTLIGAGTLCGSLIATRIVPRVALGRTVALGTLLVGIIMFLMYRQTSLAPVFFLGALLGLPMVVANVASSTLLQLGTPAALRGRVSGALSTTMSLMGVLTTGGAALLGNRVAPVPMLTLAAILTLLAGLLAWRLSRMECTQGRVCVPPGATVEA is encoded by the coding sequence ATGGCTTTCCCCACACGGTACGCGCCCTACGACCCGGCCCCGCGCCTGGCCGCTCCATTTGCCTGGCTGTGGCTCGGGGAGGCCATCACCGTCATGGGCGACCGAGCCCTCGGCGTCATGCTGCCTTACCTGGTGTTTCAGCAGACGCAGTCCCTGACTTCGACAGCTCTGCTGGCAATGACCGGGTACCTTCCGGGCCTGTTGTTCGGGTCACTTGCCGGCGTGCTCGCGGACCGCTGGGATCGTAGGACAACGCTGATCGGCGCACAACTTCTCCAGGGTCTCATCATCCTGCTGCTCCTGGCCGGTTCTTCGCAGATCGGGCTGTTGATGGGCGTGATCTTCGCGGTGCGTACCTTGAACCTGCTTGCTCTGCCGGCTGCTACGGCTCTCCTGCCTGAGCTCGTTGGCGAGGCTCAACTCGCGCGCGCCACCGCCCTGCTCTCGGTGGGGCATACCAGTGCGCGTCTGCTCGGTCCGGTTATGGGCGGCCTGCTCGTGAGTACTGGTGGCCTGCGGACCGTGGTGTGGGTGGACGCCTTGAGTTTCGTCCTGGCGGCGCTGTGCTTCGCCAGATTGCCCCGGTCTGCAAGCCATCGGCTGGCGAGTGAGAACGCGAGCTCGACCCTGCGGAGCGGATGGCGATCCCTGTACTCGGAGGGGCGGGAGGGCCTCAGCTGGATAATGCAGCAGCCTCTCATCCGCACCCTGTTCCTCACGGGGGCGCTCACCAGCCTGGGGGGCACCTTGATCGATCCGTACTACACGCCGTACCTGCAGAGTGTCCTGCGGGCCTCACCGGCCGACGTTGGGGTGCTCAGCACGTTGATCGGTGCCGGAACGCTCTGTGGCAGCCTGATCGCGACGCGGATCGTTCCGCGTGTGGCTCTGGGGCGCACAGTGGCGCTTGGCACTCTCCTGGTCGGCATCATCATGTTCCTGATGTACCGACAGACCAGTTTGGCACCGGTCTTCTTCCTGGGTGCGTTGCTCGGCCTCCCGATGGTCGTCGCCAATGTCGCGTCGTCCACGCTGTTGCAACTCGGGACGCCTGCGGCCTTGCGGGGCCGGGTGTCCGGGGCACTGAGTACCACGATGTCGCTGATGGGCGTGTTGACTACGGGGGGCGCTGCACTGCTCGGGAACCGCGTGGCGCCTGTTCCCATGCTTACCCTTGCGGCGATCCTGACCCTCCTCGCTGGTCTGCTCGCCTGGCGTCTGAGTCGCATGGAGTGCACACAGGGCCGGGTGTGCGTCCCACCGGGGGCGACTGTTGAGGCGTGA